A DNA window from Vagococcus penaei contains the following coding sequences:
- a CDS encoding ABC transporter ATP-binding protein produces MSLKIEHVTGGYGHVPVLKDISFDVSSGEMVGLIGLNGAGKSTTIKHIIGLLTAQKGQISIDGDTLSANPEVYRKKIGYIPETPVLYEELTLREHIEVTAMAYDIPVDEAFKRAEKLLRIFRLEKKLEWFPVHFSKGMKQKVMVLCAFLTQPSLYIIDEPFLGLDPLAINALLELMEEMKKNGAAILMSTHILATAEKYCDRFVVLHDGEVRADGSMTDLRTEFQLPDSSLDDIYLSLTKEEEG; encoded by the coding sequence ATGAGTTTGAAAATTGAGCATGTGACAGGTGGCTATGGACATGTCCCTGTGCTGAAAGATATTTCATTTGATGTGTCTTCGGGTGAGATGGTTGGTTTAATTGGTCTAAATGGGGCTGGGAAAAGTACTACGATTAAACACATTATTGGATTGTTGACAGCACAAAAGGGTCAAATTTCAATTGATGGTGATACGTTGTCAGCGAATCCTGAGGTCTATCGCAAGAAAATTGGCTACATTCCGGAAACACCAGTTTTATATGAAGAATTAACTTTGCGCGAGCATATTGAAGTGACGGCAATGGCCTATGATATTCCAGTTGATGAGGCATTTAAACGTGCCGAAAAATTACTGCGAATATTTCGATTGGAGAAAAAGCTTGAGTGGTTTCCTGTGCATTTCTCAAAGGGGATGAAACAAAAAGTAATGGTCTTGTGTGCCTTTTTAACACAACCGAGTCTTTATATTATTGATGAACCTTTCTTAGGTTTAGATCCATTAGCTATTAATGCGTTGTTAGAATTAATGGAAGAAATGAAAAAAAATGGTGCAGCAATTTTAATGTCAACGCATATTCTAGCGACTGCCGAAAAATACTGTGATCGTTTTGTCGTTCTTCATGATGGTGAAGTTCGAGCAGATGGTTCCATGACCGACTTGAGAACTGAGTTTCAATTACCTGACTCGTCTTTGGATGATATTTATCTTTCTCTAACTAAAGAAGAGGAGGGATAA
- a CDS encoding PTS lactose/cellobiose transporter subunit IIA yields MEQEQLKAIMGLIIHSGKAKSEAHEALAEAKKGQFEEANRKFKLAKDAIKTAHNHQTEMLTKEASGEQTEVTLLLVHSQDHLMTAMSYVDLVGEFIDVYHRLMSDS; encoded by the coding sequence ATGGAACAAGAGCAATTAAAAGCAATAATGGGTTTAATCATTCATTCAGGTAAAGCAAAAAGTGAAGCCCATGAGGCTTTAGCAGAAGCAAAAAAAGGTCAGTTTGAGGAAGCAAATCGAAAGTTTAAATTAGCCAAAGATGCCATTAAAACAGCTCATAATCATCAAACAGAGATGCTAACAAAAGAAGCGAGTGGTGAGCAAACGGAAGTTACTTTGCTTCTTGTACATAGTCAAGACCACCTAATGACAGCCATGTCATATGTTGATTTAGTTGGTGAATTTATTGATGTCTATCACCGTTTAATGTCAGATAGTTAA
- the gshAB gene encoding bifunctional glutamate--cysteine ligase GshA/glutathione synthetase GshB has protein sequence MKDLQKKLTQTKLKALFKKMRIGLEKESQRVTPSGDLAQTNHPSILGSRDYHPYIQTDFSETQMELITPVFDTTTEIMNFLGALHDVSIRSMEQEERLWPLSMPPVLPECDCGIKIAKLTNQGDVNYRRYLAKVYGKRKQMVSGIHYNFEFPKEMLEELFEQQTEFKSMAELSTAIYLKVSRQYLRYRWLLTYLIGASPFAESGYFTDEEPKQPVRSIRNSQYGYTNRPEIHVSYNSLDTYVNDIERLVDTGALIEAKEFYSSVRLRGGNDLDDLLESGIRYIELRNIDLDPWAKYGITNWSLDFIHLFVMLMLWLPEENISDEIISQGTQYNDHVSLEHPLEKTELLDEGEWLLSEMAKMASALEMSDYYVDMVQTAAEQLAHPELTLAGRIVSYLTERGITNGEFGTMLANDFYQEATTHPYQLAGYRHMELSTQLFMFDVLQKGIGLEVLDEQDQFLKLSHKGHVEYVKNGNMTSKDNYVVPLMMENKIVTKKVLAKAGFRVPLGSDYKTIESAMEDYAQFIDKGIVIKPKSTNFGLGISIFKEGATREAYRQGLEIAFAEDTDVLVEEFLSGTEYRFFVVDGKTLAVLLRVPANVTGDGQHTIRELVALKNQDSLRGTNHRSPLEQIELGTIEALMLEEQQLTFDSIPEPKQVVYLRENSNVSTGGDSIDVTDSMHVSYKKIAEEATKAMGAVICGMDLIIPDYQKAATNHADYGIIEANFNPMMHMHVYPYEGTSRRLTMSILELLYPELH, from the coding sequence ATGAAAGACTTACAAAAAAAATTAACGCAGACTAAACTAAAAGCGCTCTTTAAAAAAATGCGAATTGGTTTGGAAAAAGAAAGTCAACGAGTAACGCCAAGTGGTGATTTGGCTCAAACGAATCATCCAAGTATATTAGGTAGCCGTGATTATCATCCTTACATTCAAACCGATTTTAGTGAAACGCAAATGGAACTTATCACACCTGTTTTTGATACAACAACAGAAATTATGAATTTTTTAGGTGCATTGCACGATGTATCAATTCGCTCAATGGAACAAGAGGAACGCTTGTGGCCTTTAAGTATGCCACCTGTTTTACCAGAGTGTGATTGTGGTATTAAGATTGCTAAATTAACTAATCAAGGAGACGTTAATTATCGTCGTTACTTAGCCAAAGTTTATGGTAAACGTAAGCAAATGGTTAGTGGGATTCACTATAACTTTGAATTCCCTAAAGAAATGTTAGAGGAATTGTTCGAGCAACAGACTGAATTTAAATCTATGGCAGAGTTGTCAACGGCTATCTATTTAAAAGTCTCTCGTCAATACTTACGTTATCGCTGGTTATTAACCTACTTGATTGGAGCATCACCGTTCGCAGAATCTGGTTACTTCACGGATGAAGAGCCAAAACAACCCGTTCGGAGTATTCGTAATAGTCAGTATGGCTACACTAATCGTCCTGAAATTCATGTGTCCTATAATTCTTTAGATACTTATGTGAATGACATCGAACGCTTAGTTGATACGGGTGCATTGATCGAAGCAAAAGAATTTTATTCGTCTGTTCGGTTACGTGGTGGCAATGATTTGGATGATTTATTAGAGTCAGGTATTCGCTACATTGAATTACGTAATATTGATCTTGATCCTTGGGCTAAATATGGTATTACAAATTGGAGTCTTGATTTTATCCATTTATTCGTTATGTTGATGTTATGGTTACCAGAAGAAAATATCTCAGATGAGATTATTAGCCAAGGAACACAATATAATGATCATGTATCATTAGAACATCCTTTAGAAAAGACAGAATTATTAGATGAAGGTGAATGGTTGCTATCTGAGATGGCTAAGATGGCGTCAGCATTAGAAATGTCTGATTATTATGTCGATATGGTTCAAACAGCTGCTGAACAACTTGCTCATCCTGAGTTGACTTTAGCAGGTCGAATTGTATCTTACTTAACCGAGCGTGGTATCACAAACGGTGAGTTTGGAACAATGCTAGCGAATGATTTCTATCAAGAAGCAACAACCCATCCTTATCAGCTAGCAGGCTACCGTCATATGGAGCTATCAACACAATTGTTTATGTTTGATGTCTTGCAAAAAGGTATTGGTCTAGAAGTTCTTGATGAGCAAGACCAATTTTTAAAATTATCGCATAAAGGACATGTTGAATACGTTAAAAATGGTAATATGACGAGTAAAGATAACTATGTTGTACCATTAATGATGGAAAATAAAATCGTGACTAAAAAAGTGTTAGCGAAAGCAGGTTTCCGCGTTCCTTTAGGGTCGGACTATAAAACGATTGAGTCAGCTATGGAGGATTATGCACAGTTTATCGATAAAGGAATTGTCATTAAGCCAAAATCAACAAATTTTGGACTGGGTATTTCAATTTTTAAAGAAGGCGCGACAAGAGAGGCTTATCGTCAAGGTTTAGAGATTGCTTTTGCTGAAGATACTGATGTATTGGTTGAAGAATTTTTATCAGGAACTGAATATCGCTTCTTTGTTGTGGATGGTAAAACTCTAGCGGTATTGTTACGCGTCCCTGCTAATGTAACAGGGGACGGGCAACATACGATACGTGAGTTAGTGGCACTAAAAAATCAAGACAGCTTAAGAGGAACCAATCATCGTTCGCCACTTGAACAAATTGAGCTTGGAACAATTGAAGCTCTCATGTTGGAAGAGCAACAATTGACGTTTGATAGTATCCCTGAGCCTAAACAAGTCGTTTATTTAAGAGAGAACTCTAATGTTAGTACGGGTGGCGACTCAATTGATGTGACAGATAGTATGCACGTTAGTTACAAAAAAATTGCTGAAGAAGCGACAAAAGCAATGGGGGCAGTTATTTGCGGAATGGATTTAATTATTCCAGATTATCAAAAAGCAGCCACCAATCACGCTGACTATGGCATTATTGAAGCTAATTTTAATCCAATGATGCATATGCACGTGTATCCTTATGAAGGAACTAGCCGACGTTTAACAATGTCTATTTTAGAGCTATTGTATCCAGAGTTACATTAG
- a CDS encoding YtxH domain-containing protein, which yields MTSKKFSTQKFLKGLLIGGVLGGSTGLLLAPRSGKKLRQEVDTTSRNLTQDLFQIKQDAKNVSHQVQRVLTLVNTMIPKAIEETEKDVARFQFKANPRLDDIKQQITKITTELDDFQKTLK from the coding sequence ATGACATCAAAAAAATTTTCAACTCAGAAATTTTTAAAAGGCTTATTAATTGGAGGAGTATTAGGTGGTAGCACAGGCTTGCTTTTAGCTCCTCGTTCGGGAAAAAAACTCCGTCAAGAAGTTGATACAACGTCACGGAATTTAACTCAGGATTTATTCCAAATCAAACAAGATGCAAAAAACGTGTCACATCAAGTACAACGCGTCTTAACTTTAGTGAACACTATGATCCCTAAAGCCATTGAAGAAACAGAAAAAGATGTGGCTCGTTTTCAATTTAAAGCCAATCCACGTTTGGATGACATCAAACAACAAATAACTAAAATCACTACAGAACTAGATGACTTTCAAAAAACCTTGAAATAA
- a CDS encoding HIT family protein, whose protein sequence is MSDCIFCNIVNREIPSYTVYEDEDVYAFLDITQTTKGHTLVIPKKHVADIFAYDEELSQKVFSRIPKIARALELAFPDMKGLNVINNNKELAYQTVFHSHFHLIPRYDESDGFKLTFTNHADDYSPNDMQEIADLIKRNVTL, encoded by the coding sequence ATGTCTGACTGTATTTTTTGCAACATCGTTAACCGGGAAATACCTAGTTATACTGTGTACGAAGATGAGGACGTTTATGCATTTTTAGATATTACCCAAACAACTAAAGGTCACACGCTTGTGATTCCTAAAAAACATGTTGCGGATATTTTTGCTTATGATGAAGAGTTATCACAAAAAGTCTTCTCAAGAATCCCAAAAATTGCGCGTGCACTAGAACTCGCCTTTCCTGATATGAAGGGACTCAACGTAATTAACAATAATAAAGAACTAGCTTATCAGACAGTCTTCCACTCACATTTCCATTTAATCCCTAGATATGATGAGTCTGATGGATTTAAATTAACCTTTACAAATCATGCTGATGACTACTCACCTAACGATATGCAAGAAATTGCTGATTTAATTAAAAGGAACGTGACTCTATGA
- a CDS encoding ABC transporter permease codes for MSDFYRLRVSRHQTKMLKYMKYIFNDHFILILMFGIGGFGLYYSELVKSLTINQLMWVKPLVGFMWFASLFIGKLATLLHEADQVFLLPKERQMSHYLNKALTHSLVIPFVLLILMSGVTMPVLLATGIQMTPIIYGMYLLTLWLLKFSDLQLRLQFLYQDTANSWTKERLLWCVVAIMAIGSGLYIQPFIGLVIAAIFSLLNYVLTKNRLTTGTLEWSKGCSLEKQRMKQVYTFINLFTDVPGLTSDVKRRPYLDKLLATIPKNQANTYRYLYARVFIRGTEYSGLVLRLMIIGCVIIGFSSTSWISLLIAALFLYLIGFQLVPLLGEFDYMLMAKLYPLPSEQKVKAVRALITRVLSVVLIVFALIIFFVLPDKLTALMIIGGLLIECLVLSWLYIPYRLKKMQKVSF; via the coding sequence ATGTCAGATTTTTACCGTTTGCGTGTCAGTCGGCACCAAACTAAAATGTTAAAATACATGAAATACATCTTTAACGATCATTTTATTTTAATTTTAATGTTTGGTATAGGTGGCTTTGGTTTGTATTATTCTGAATTAGTCAAAAGTTTGACTATCAACCAATTAATGTGGGTTAAACCTCTTGTTGGCTTTATGTGGTTTGCTAGTCTATTTATCGGTAAATTAGCGACGTTATTACATGAAGCAGATCAAGTTTTCTTATTACCAAAAGAGCGTCAAATGAGTCATTACTTAAATAAAGCTCTTACGCATTCATTGGTGATTCCTTTTGTCTTACTTATACTAATGAGTGGTGTGACAATGCCAGTGCTTTTAGCAACGGGTATCCAGATGACACCCATTATCTATGGTATGTACTTACTTACGTTATGGTTATTGAAATTTAGTGATTTACAGCTAAGGCTACAATTTTTATATCAAGATACGGCTAATTCTTGGACAAAAGAACGACTGCTTTGGTGTGTAGTTGCAATAATGGCAATTGGTAGTGGCTTATACATTCAGCCTTTTATAGGGTTAGTCATTGCTGCAATCTTTAGTTTATTAAATTATGTTCTTACAAAAAATAGACTAACAACTGGAACGTTAGAATGGTCAAAAGGTTGTTCATTAGAAAAACAACGAATGAAGCAAGTTTATACGTTTATTAATTTGTTTACCGATGTTCCTGGATTAACAAGTGACGTGAAACGACGCCCTTATTTAGATAAGTTATTAGCTACTATTCCCAAAAATCAGGCGAATACCTATCGCTATTTATATGCACGAGTATTCATTAGAGGAACGGAATATAGTGGTTTAGTGTTACGTCTAATGATTATTGGTTGTGTGATTATTGGATTTAGCTCCACATCATGGATTAGTTTACTAATAGCAGCTTTATTTTTATATTTAATTGGTTTTCAGCTAGTCCCACTTTTAGGAGAGTTTGACTACATGTTGATGGCAAAACTTTACCCATTGCCATCTGAACAAAAAGTCAAAGCTGTTCGTGCTTTAATTACTAGAGTTTTAAGTGTCGTTCTTATCGTTTTTGCTTTGATTATATTCTTTGTGTTACCCGATAAGTTAACTGCACTGATGATTATTGGGGGCTTGCTGATAGAATGTCTTGTATTAAGTTGGTTATATATTCCTTATAGATTAAAAAAAATGCAGAAAGTTTCATTTTAA
- the pfkB gene encoding 1-phosphofructokinase yields the protein MIYTVTLNPAIDYVIRVPEFKTDQLNKTTEEFKFPGGKGINVSRILKNLGTESINLGFIGGFTGSFVKDALAQEDLRTDFVEVSEDTRINIKLKSDVETEINGQGPTISADSLAELKAQLARTTEKDLVVFSGSIPKGLPHDVYNELIQVVKENNAHFVVDISSDSLFDILPFGPEFIKPNHHELADLFDVTFNSIEDMIPYGKKLIEMGSKNVLISMGGDGALLFTQSGVYRAPGLKGKLKNSVGAGDSMVAGFVNEFVKSNDSIEAFKYGVAAGSATAFSDDLATGEAILSLVSDVAIEQVK from the coding sequence ATGATTTACACTGTTACACTAAATCCAGCTATTGACTATGTCATTCGAGTACCTGAATTTAAGACTGACCAATTAAATAAAACAACTGAGGAATTTAAATTTCCTGGTGGTAAAGGAATTAATGTATCGCGCATTTTAAAAAATTTAGGAACGGAATCAATTAATCTAGGTTTTATTGGTGGATTTACAGGTTCTTTTGTGAAAGATGCTTTAGCTCAAGAAGACTTACGCACAGATTTTGTCGAAGTATCAGAAGATACGCGTATTAATATTAAACTAAAAAGTGATGTTGAAACAGAAATTAATGGGCAAGGACCAACTATATCGGCAGATTCCTTAGCTGAGTTGAAAGCACAGCTTGCTCGAACAACTGAAAAAGATTTAGTTGTCTTTTCGGGAAGTATTCCTAAAGGATTACCTCATGATGTTTACAATGAGTTAATTCAGGTAGTAAAAGAAAATAATGCACATTTTGTTGTCGATATTAGCAGTGATTCACTGTTTGACATTCTACCGTTTGGACCAGAATTTATTAAACCTAACCATCATGAATTGGCTGATTTATTTGATGTTACGTTTAATTCGATTGAGGACATGATTCCATACGGTAAAAAATTGATTGAGATGGGTTCTAAAAATGTCTTGATTTCCATGGGTGGAGACGGAGCACTTCTTTTCACTCAGTCAGGTGTCTATCGTGCACCAGGCTTAAAAGGGAAACTTAAAAATTCAGTAGGTGCAGGTGATTCAATGGTTGCGGGCTTTGTTAATGAGTTTGTTAAGTCAAATGATAGCATTGAAGCCTTTAAATATGGTGTAGCTGCTGGTAGTGCAACAGCATTTAGTGATGACTTAGCAACTGGCGAAGCTATTCTATCGCTCGTATCAGATGTAGCTATTGAGCAAGTAAAATAA
- a CDS encoding peptidylprolyl isomerase yields MKKTSIKLVAATALGLITLAGCSGGGKDIVTMKGGKITQDEFYTQLTKDEQSKQVLTGMIFNKIALENYGKDVSKEAIDKEYSAAEKQYGGQKVFEETLKQYNLDTKQFKENIKSNLAQKAMMEAHVKITDADLEEAWKTYHPDVEAQIIMVDKQDTADSILKDVKDNGDFAKIAKEKSQDTTTKEDGGKVTFNSTATTKPENVMIPQNVKEAAYKLEDGQVSDVIKAQNQMTGAESYYIVKMDKNQKKGNDYKPFEKQLKEVVKQNKLADPAFQQKVLGDELNKANVKIKDNQFKDILTPYLPKKEDTKQSDASKDSQATESSKEASTDSSK; encoded by the coding sequence ATGAAAAAAACATCAATTAAATTAGTTGCAGCAACTGCATTAGGCTTAATCACTTTAGCTGGGTGCTCTGGTGGCGGCAAAGACATCGTAACAATGAAGGGTGGTAAAATTACTCAAGATGAATTTTACACTCAATTAACAAAAGATGAGCAGTCTAAACAAGTTTTAACAGGAATGATTTTTAACAAAATTGCCCTAGAAAACTATGGTAAAGATGTTAGTAAAGAAGCGATTGACAAAGAATATTCAGCTGCTGAAAAACAATATGGCGGGCAAAAAGTCTTTGAAGAAACGTTAAAACAATATAACTTAGACACAAAACAATTTAAAGAAAATATCAAGTCTAATCTTGCTCAAAAAGCGATGATGGAAGCACATGTTAAAATTACTGATGCAGACTTAGAAGAAGCTTGGAAAACATATCATCCAGATGTTGAAGCTCAAATTATCATGGTTGATAAGCAAGATACTGCTGATTCAATTTTAAAAGATGTTAAAGATAATGGCGACTTTGCTAAAATTGCGAAAGAAAAATCTCAGGATACTACTACTAAAGAAGATGGTGGTAAAGTAACGTTTAACTCAACTGCAACAACTAAACCTGAAAATGTCATGATTCCTCAAAACGTTAAAGAAGCTGCTTATAAATTAGAAGATGGCCAAGTATCTGATGTCATCAAAGCTCAAAACCAAATGACTGGTGCAGAAAGCTATTACATTGTCAAAATGGATAAAAACCAGAAAAAAGGCAATGACTACAAACCATTTGAAAAACAATTAAAAGAAGTTGTGAAACAAAATAAATTAGCTGATCCTGCTTTCCAACAAAAAGTTTTAGGCGATGAATTAAACAAAGCCAATGTTAAAATTAAAGATAATCAGTTTAAAGATATCTTAACTCCTTACTTACCGAAAAAAGAAGATACAAAACAATCTGACGCATCTAAAGATAGTCAAGCAACTGAATCATCTAAAGAAGCTTCAACTGATTCTTCTAAATAA
- a CDS encoding PTS fructose transporter subunit IIABC: MKIIDLLSTNCMILDLQATDKKVAIDEMVTKLYESGRITSKEEFEAGILAREAQTSTGLGDGIAMPHSKNKAVKQATVLFAKSPKGVDYESLDGQPTFLFFMIAAPEGANDTHLQALASLSRLLLNPILIQALKEVETADQVIELFDAAEKEYEAKEAAEAVKEEQEAKEKAGEPSDKPYVVAVTACPTGIAHTYMAEDALKNKAAEMGIDIKVETNGSDGVKHRLTAEDISRAAGVIVAADKNVEMARFDGKHLVNRPVSDGIKKTEELLNLATGGKAPIYHSNGADDSEESGESSKGSVGSQIYKHLMNGVSHMLPFVIGGGIAIALAFLIDQTMGVPKDQLANLGSYHQAAAYFKAIGGTAFNFMLPVLAGYIASSIADRPGLIVGFAAGAMASTGIALNNLDQPTSSGFLGALVGGFLAGYVIVFLKKVLAKLPKSLDGIKTILFYPVFGLLITGFLMLLVNIPMSAINTGLNNFLMSLSGANAALLGALLAGMMAIDLGGPINKAAYVFGTGTLAASVATGGSVVMAAVMAGGMVPPLAIAIASFLFKNKFTQKEQEAGVTNLIMGFSFITEGAIPFAASDPLRMIPSFVAGSVVTGALVGGMGIKLMAPHGGIFVIMLVSHPIMYLLFVIIGAFVSAFMLGLLRKKVA; the protein is encoded by the coding sequence ATGAAAATTATTGATTTATTATCAACTAATTGTATGATTCTTGATTTACAAGCAACAGACAAAAAAGTTGCCATTGACGAGATGGTCACTAAGTTGTACGAATCAGGTCGGATTACAAGTAAAGAAGAATTTGAAGCAGGAATTTTAGCACGTGAAGCCCAAACTTCAACTGGACTAGGTGATGGTATTGCGATGCCGCACTCTAAAAATAAAGCAGTTAAACAAGCAACAGTTTTATTTGCTAAAAGTCCAAAAGGGGTGGACTATGAATCATTAGATGGTCAACCAACATTTCTCTTTTTCATGATCGCTGCTCCAGAAGGTGCGAACGATACACATTTACAAGCGTTGGCGAGTCTCTCTCGTTTATTACTAAATCCGATATTGATTCAAGCGTTAAAAGAGGTTGAAACAGCTGATCAAGTGATTGAATTATTTGATGCAGCGGAAAAGGAATATGAAGCAAAAGAAGCTGCTGAAGCGGTTAAAGAAGAACAAGAAGCAAAAGAAAAAGCTGGTGAACCATCAGATAAACCTTATGTTGTGGCAGTTACCGCTTGTCCAACGGGGATTGCACATACTTACATGGCTGAAGATGCGTTGAAAAATAAAGCGGCTGAAATGGGTATCGACATTAAAGTTGAAACTAATGGTTCTGATGGGGTAAAACATCGTCTGACAGCTGAAGATATTTCTCGTGCAGCAGGTGTTATTGTGGCAGCTGATAAAAATGTTGAAATGGCACGTTTTGATGGGAAACATTTAGTGAACCGTCCAGTGAGTGATGGAATTAAGAAAACAGAGGAATTACTTAATTTAGCTACTGGTGGTAAAGCGCCAATTTATCATAGTAACGGTGCTGATGACTCAGAGGAATCTGGTGAGTCAAGTAAGGGTAGTGTAGGATCACAAATTTATAAACATTTAATGAATGGTGTTAGTCATATGTTACCGTTTGTTATTGGTGGTGGGATTGCGATTGCTTTAGCATTCTTAATTGACCAAACAATGGGAGTACCGAAAGATCAGTTAGCTAATTTAGGGTCTTATCATCAAGCAGCTGCTTATTTCAAAGCTATTGGTGGTACTGCGTTTAATTTCATGTTACCGGTTTTAGCTGGTTATATTGCATCCAGTATTGCCGATAGACCAGGATTGATTGTTGGTTTTGCTGCGGGTGCCATGGCATCAACAGGGATTGCTTTGAATAACTTGGATCAACCAACTTCTTCTGGTTTCTTAGGGGCATTAGTTGGTGGTTTCTTAGCAGGATATGTTATTGTCTTCTTGAAAAAAGTTTTAGCAAAATTGCCTAAATCTTTAGATGGGATTAAAACAATTTTATTCTACCCAGTATTTGGTTTATTAATTACCGGATTTTTAATGTTATTAGTTAATATTCCAATGAGTGCGATTAATACAGGTTTAAATAATTTCTTAATGTCATTATCAGGTGCGAATGCTGCACTATTAGGAGCATTATTGGCTGGTATGATGGCAATCGACTTAGGTGGTCCAATTAATAAAGCGGCTTATGTATTTGGAACTGGTACCTTAGCAGCTTCAGTTGCGACTGGTGGTAGTGTAGTCATGGCTGCTGTTATGGCTGGTGGGATGGTTCCACCGTTAGCAATTGCAATTGCTAGTTTCTTATTTAAAAATAAGTTTACACAAAAAGAACAAGAAGCTGGTGTCACAAACTTAATTATGGGATTCTCATTTATTACTGAAGGGGCAATTCCATTTGCTGCATCTGACCCATTAAGAATGATTCCAAGTTTCGTAGCTGGATCTGTTGTAACAGGTGCCTTAGTCGGTGGCATGGGTATTAAATTAATGGCGCCACATGGTGGGATTTTTGTTATTATGTTAGTTAGTCACCCAATTATGTATTTACTATTTGTTATCATTGGTGCATTTGTTAGTGCATTTATGTTAGGATTATTGAGAAAGAAAGTCGCGTAA